A stretch of Chionomys nivalis chromosome 2, mChiNiv1.1, whole genome shotgun sequence DNA encodes these proteins:
- the Znf274 gene encoding neurotrophin receptor-interacting factor homolog isoform X1 produces MEKSMASTLPTTWPHDSVKFEDVSLTFSKDEWAQLDLQQKCLYREIMLENYNNMISVEHHFSKPNVISQLEEVEDFWPVEREIPQDTCPESSGPSLDHEINSFPDENPLMKIKVVEVLTLNKDVAGPRNALIQSLYPENGEDLSPSSLKPAQQASKHLADTKVAHQKFRHFQYKGSDDPRKAVSQLRELCHQWLQPNTHSKRQILELLVLEQFLNALPEKLRVWVESQHPEDCQAAVALVKKRTAMSRKDALAACHNEATDGLKEEKKDVATLPAIVSPEEPVTFQDVAVDFNQEEWRLLGPMERTEYRDVMLETLDNLVSVGWEPTLGNKELTPQSPSSVVEPIHNPKPKDFSRNGAQSTVFESISQDEVQEIHTIESNQVEPVQKKDLPQEELSESQQSQGQTRLHTSQGSLDNVLPRKHLHVKINKKGTGKRKEKEKNISMTRDSTIQKQQKGSVGRQVRDGGNSKTHGPSIKIHRQGKVRDSRDPVILTTPAKVYQKTISSEGRVRDRSHAMAPDTSPKIQHKGAERGKIGKSSNPMTQGSSIQNYQTGSGAGRVRDRNSSLTQASPVKIIQNGWEGGKMQGNKNSMKPVRMNQKGSNSGRVGEISTSIKRTPHIKVHLKTSERGEGREVNTSIKCSPHVKTYHKGSEEGTPRRGSSCQKAVSPHAQQIFFIKIHKGSQICRCSECGKLFQNARYFSVHKKIHTGERPYTCRACGKAFIQSSSLTQHYRIHSGERPFECSECGRTFNDRSAISQHLRTHTGAKPYRCQQCGKAFRQSSHLTRHQRTHTGERPYVCTKCGRAFTQSSHLIGHQKTHGMRFKKKQSKLQP; encoded by the exons ATGGAGAAGAGTATGGCCTCCACGCTTCCAACAACGTGGCCCCAT GACTCTGTGAAGTTTGAAGATGTATCACTGACATTTTCCAAGGACGAGTGGGCACAGCTGGACCTCCAACAGAAGTGCCTATACAGGGAAATCATGCTGGAGAACTATAATAACATGATTTCAGTGG AACATCACTTTTCCAAGCCAAACGTGATATCTCAGTTAGAAGAAGTAGAAGACTTCTGGCCAGTGGAGAGAGAAATTCCTCAAGATACCTGTCCAG AATCTTCTGGGCCTTCTCTGGACCATGAAATAAATTCCTTTCCTGATGAGAATCCCTTGATGAAGATCAAGGTTGTTGAGGTCCTTACACTGAACAAGGATGTGGCTGGTCCCCGGAATGCCCTGATTCAATCCCTCTATCCTGAAAATGGAGAAGACCTGAGCCCAAGTAGCCTCAAGCCAGCtcaacaagcaagcaagcatttgGCTGACACGAAAGTCGCTCACCAGAAGTTCCGACATTTCCAGTATAAAGGATCAGATGATCCCCGGAAGGCTGTGTCTCAGCTTCGTGAGCTGTGTCACCAGTGGCTGCAGCCCAATACACATTCAAAGAGACAGATCCTGGAGTTGCTGGTGCTTGAGCAGTTCCTGAATGCACTGCCTGAGAAGTTGCGGGTATGGGtagaatcccagcacccagaggattgccaggcagcagtggctCTGGTGAAGAAGAGGACCGCGATGTCTCGGAAAGATG CTCTGGCTGCCTGCCATAATGAGGCCACTGATGGActgaaagaggagaagaaggatgtGGCCACCTTACCAGCTATTGTATCACCTGAG GAGCCAGTAACCTTCCAGGATGTGGCCGTGGACTTCAATCAGGAGGAGTGGCGACTGCTAGGTCCCATGGAGAGGACTGAGTATCGTGATGTAATGCTGGAGACCTTGGATAACTTGGTCTCTGTGG gGTGGGAGCCTACATTGGGAAACAAAGAGTTAACTCCACAGTCCCCCAGTTCTGTGGTAGAACCAATTCACAACCCAAAGCCAAAAGATTTCTCAAGGAATGGTGCTCAGTCCACTGTCTTTGAAAGTATCTCTCAAGATGAGGTCCAAGAAATTCATACCATAGAATCAAATCAGGTCGAGCCTGTACAGAAAAAAGACCTCCCTCAGGAAGAGCTCTCTGAAAGCCAGCAGTCTCAGGGGCAAACTAGGCTTCATACAAGCCAGGGCTCACTTGACAACGTTCTGCCTAGAAAGCACTTGCATGTAAAAATTAACAAGAAgggcacaggaaagagaaaagaaaaggagaaaaacatttcTATGACACGAGATTCAACCATACAGAAACAGCAAAAGGGCTCTGTGGGGCGGCAAGTCAGAGATGGCGGCAATTCTAAGACACATGGTCCTTCTATAAAAATCCACCGACAGGGTAAAGTTCGGGACAGCAGAGATCCCGTTATACTTACAACACCTGCCAAAGTGTACCAGAAAACCATTAGCTctgaaggtagagtcagggacaGGAGCCATGCCATGGCACCTGATACATCTCCAAAAATACAGCACAAAGGTGCTGAGCGGGGTAAAATCGGGAAAAGCAGCAATCCTATGACACAAGGGTCATCTATACAAAATTACCAGACAGGGTCTGGGGCAGGAAGAGTCAGGGACAGGAACAGTTCCTTGACACAGGCTTCACCTGTAAAAATTATCCAGAATGGCTGGGAAGGGGGTAAAATGCAGGGAAACAAGAATTCCATGAAACCTGTAAGAATGAACCAGAAGGGTTCTAACAGTGGAAGAGTCGGGGAAATTAGTACTTCCATCAAACGCACTCCCCATATAAAAGTTCACCTAAAGACCTCTGAaagaggggaaggcagggaagTCAACACGTCCATCAAATGCAGCCCCCATGTGAAAACTTACCACAAAGGTTCTGAAGAGGGGACTCCCAGGAGAGGCAGCAGCTGTCAGAAAGCTGTCAGCCCGCATGCTCAGCAGATATTCTTCATCAAGATTCACAAGGGGAGCCAGATTTGCCGGTGCAGTGAATGTGGTAAGCTATTCCAGAACGCTAGGTATTTCTCTGTCCATAAAAAGATCCACACAGGAGAGCGGCCTTACACGTGCAGGGCCTGTGGGAAAGCATTTATTCAGAGCTCCTCCCTCACACAGCATTATAGAATTCATAGTGGAGAGAGGCCATTTGAGTGTTCAGAGTGTGGGAGGACCTTCAATGATCGCTCAGCCATCTCTCAGCACCTGAGAACTCATACTGGGGCTAAGCCCTACCGTTGTCAgcaatgtgggaaagccttccgCCAGAGTTCCCACCTTACCAGGCATCAGAGAACTCACACTGGGGAGCGGCCATATGTGTGCACCAAGTGTGGGAGGGCTTTCACTCAGAGCTCACACCTTATTGGACATCAGAAAACACACGGGATGAGGTTCAAGAAGAAGCAGTCCAAATTGCAGCCCTAG
- the Znf274 gene encoding neurotrophin receptor-interacting factor homolog isoform X2 has protein sequence MKIKVVEVLTLNKDVAGPRNALIQSLYPENGEDLSPSSLKPAQQASKHLADTKVAHQKFRHFQYKGSDDPRKAVSQLRELCHQWLQPNTHSKRQILELLVLEQFLNALPEKLRVWVESQHPEDCQAAVALVKKRTAMSRKDALAACHNEATDGLKEEKKDVATLPAIVSPEEPVTFQDVAVDFNQEEWRLLGPMERTEYRDVMLETLDNLVSVGWEPTLGNKELTPQSPSSVVEPIHNPKPKDFSRNGAQSTVFESISQDEVQEIHTIESNQVEPVQKKDLPQEELSESQQSQGQTRLHTSQGSLDNVLPRKHLHVKINKKGTGKRKEKEKNISMTRDSTIQKQQKGSVGRQVRDGGNSKTHGPSIKIHRQGKVRDSRDPVILTTPAKVYQKTISSEGRVRDRSHAMAPDTSPKIQHKGAERGKIGKSSNPMTQGSSIQNYQTGSGAGRVRDRNSSLTQASPVKIIQNGWEGGKMQGNKNSMKPVRMNQKGSNSGRVGEISTSIKRTPHIKVHLKTSERGEGREVNTSIKCSPHVKTYHKGSEEGTPRRGSSCQKAVSPHAQQIFFIKIHKGSQICRCSECGKLFQNARYFSVHKKIHTGERPYTCRACGKAFIQSSSLTQHYRIHSGERPFECSECGRTFNDRSAISQHLRTHTGAKPYRCQQCGKAFRQSSHLTRHQRTHTGERPYVCTKCGRAFTQSSHLIGHQKTHGMRFKKKQSKLQP, from the exons ATGAAGATCAAGGTTGTTGAGGTCCTTACACTGAACAAGGATGTGGCTGGTCCCCGGAATGCCCTGATTCAATCCCTCTATCCTGAAAATGGAGAAGACCTGAGCCCAAGTAGCCTCAAGCCAGCtcaacaagcaagcaagcatttgGCTGACACGAAAGTCGCTCACCAGAAGTTCCGACATTTCCAGTATAAAGGATCAGATGATCCCCGGAAGGCTGTGTCTCAGCTTCGTGAGCTGTGTCACCAGTGGCTGCAGCCCAATACACATTCAAAGAGACAGATCCTGGAGTTGCTGGTGCTTGAGCAGTTCCTGAATGCACTGCCTGAGAAGTTGCGGGTATGGGtagaatcccagcacccagaggattgccaggcagcagtggctCTGGTGAAGAAGAGGACCGCGATGTCTCGGAAAGATG CTCTGGCTGCCTGCCATAATGAGGCCACTGATGGActgaaagaggagaagaaggatgtGGCCACCTTACCAGCTATTGTATCACCTGAG GAGCCAGTAACCTTCCAGGATGTGGCCGTGGACTTCAATCAGGAGGAGTGGCGACTGCTAGGTCCCATGGAGAGGACTGAGTATCGTGATGTAATGCTGGAGACCTTGGATAACTTGGTCTCTGTGG gGTGGGAGCCTACATTGGGAAACAAAGAGTTAACTCCACAGTCCCCCAGTTCTGTGGTAGAACCAATTCACAACCCAAAGCCAAAAGATTTCTCAAGGAATGGTGCTCAGTCCACTGTCTTTGAAAGTATCTCTCAAGATGAGGTCCAAGAAATTCATACCATAGAATCAAATCAGGTCGAGCCTGTACAGAAAAAAGACCTCCCTCAGGAAGAGCTCTCTGAAAGCCAGCAGTCTCAGGGGCAAACTAGGCTTCATACAAGCCAGGGCTCACTTGACAACGTTCTGCCTAGAAAGCACTTGCATGTAAAAATTAACAAGAAgggcacaggaaagagaaaagaaaaggagaaaaacatttcTATGACACGAGATTCAACCATACAGAAACAGCAAAAGGGCTCTGTGGGGCGGCAAGTCAGAGATGGCGGCAATTCTAAGACACATGGTCCTTCTATAAAAATCCACCGACAGGGTAAAGTTCGGGACAGCAGAGATCCCGTTATACTTACAACACCTGCCAAAGTGTACCAGAAAACCATTAGCTctgaaggtagagtcagggacaGGAGCCATGCCATGGCACCTGATACATCTCCAAAAATACAGCACAAAGGTGCTGAGCGGGGTAAAATCGGGAAAAGCAGCAATCCTATGACACAAGGGTCATCTATACAAAATTACCAGACAGGGTCTGGGGCAGGAAGAGTCAGGGACAGGAACAGTTCCTTGACACAGGCTTCACCTGTAAAAATTATCCAGAATGGCTGGGAAGGGGGTAAAATGCAGGGAAACAAGAATTCCATGAAACCTGTAAGAATGAACCAGAAGGGTTCTAACAGTGGAAGAGTCGGGGAAATTAGTACTTCCATCAAACGCACTCCCCATATAAAAGTTCACCTAAAGACCTCTGAaagaggggaaggcagggaagTCAACACGTCCATCAAATGCAGCCCCCATGTGAAAACTTACCACAAAGGTTCTGAAGAGGGGACTCCCAGGAGAGGCAGCAGCTGTCAGAAAGCTGTCAGCCCGCATGCTCAGCAGATATTCTTCATCAAGATTCACAAGGGGAGCCAGATTTGCCGGTGCAGTGAATGTGGTAAGCTATTCCAGAACGCTAGGTATTTCTCTGTCCATAAAAAGATCCACACAGGAGAGCGGCCTTACACGTGCAGGGCCTGTGGGAAAGCATTTATTCAGAGCTCCTCCCTCACACAGCATTATAGAATTCATAGTGGAGAGAGGCCATTTGAGTGTTCAGAGTGTGGGAGGACCTTCAATGATCGCTCAGCCATCTCTCAGCACCTGAGAACTCATACTGGGGCTAAGCCCTACCGTTGTCAgcaatgtgggaaagccttccgCCAGAGTTCCCACCTTACCAGGCATCAGAGAACTCACACTGGGGAGCGGCCATATGTGTGCACCAAGTGTGGGAGGGCTTTCACTCAGAGCTCACACCTTATTGGACATCAGAAAACACACGGGATGAGGTTCAAGAAGAAGCAGTCCAAATTGCAGCCCTAG